The window atcatcatcatcatcatcatcattattgttatcagagctttgctaagcacagACGAGTGGGCAATAAAGCTTACATACACGCCGCGCCAACACGGCAcataggtgcaagatccaatcaTCCATCAGGTTGATCTGACCTTCTACAAGTTCTCCCAAAAATAAATCCGGTCCATTCAGCATGtgagccccaatattggaaacaggtggatgggttagaaaacttagCCATGTTTtcagagccgtacatttgttttcgcaaattgtggctcacctgatttcTTGACTAGGGCATTAATATAGCAGTTCTTTTctaatagatggattggatctcagacctatTGTGATGctggcacgtgtgtggcatgcacatgagctttattgcttACAtgtgtgcacttagcaaagctcttattattattgatgttgttgttgttgttactaTTACTATTACTATTACTATTACTATTACTCTTACCATTACtactaccaccaccaccatcactaCTATTATTATAGAATGGCCATGAGTAAATTATAGCACAAGGAACAATTACAGAAAGATATGCCAATCATTACTGATGAAGAGTAAAGAAACAGATGAATGGCAGGCATGGGCATGTATTTGCCTCAGATAAAAGGAAAACCCAGAGACTGAAGGTCAAAATGACTTTGTCCAATAAAATAACGAGAATGATTTCTAGAGTTCTTTGAGAAAGATTAAACGcatgtttggttgcacaaaatatcatgcaATTTCGTGATTAATTAATCTGTGTGCAACCAAACATGCCTTAAGATATCAATTTAAAACAAACACGAATACAATATCCTGAATCTCATCTTTACCTTTCTACATGTTGACATTGGTTCATCAGAGTAAAATGGTGGATAACCCACAAGCATTTCATACATGATAGCTCCAAGTGACCACCTGTAGAAAGAATAGAAACAGAATGATTTTACGAAGTGTGTTGGTGCCAAAAGGACGGAGAACATATATAAATACTCACCAATCACATTCCATTCCATAACCCTTCTTCAGCAAAACCTCGGGAGCAATATAATCAGGGGTACCGACAGTAGAGTATGCCTGCACATTTCAAACAATGACAGTTGTAGGTGAACTTTTCCAGAAGAAAACACCATCAAATCCTATTGAAGCTCACAGTCCACATAAACCCTTGAAATTTAGAAAACAACACAGGTTAGTATATTGCACCATATAAGCACATAAAAATATCGAAGGGTTATATATAACAATAAATAGATATGTAAAATAGAGTTTTTCTATGAACAGcaaatcaaaagaaagaaaagtaaaaTCAGCTCTTTAATGACTGTCTAGTCATCATTGGAGTACAAGAAATCAGTTTTTTAGAAATGATGCATCCAAGTGTCCTTGTCAGAGTCCTCAACATTAGATTGTGCCAAGGACTGCATAGTTTGTTTACAAGCTCAGTGAATTGGAGCATcatcttggaaattttgtgaaattCTTCAACATCATAGAAAGAAATTTACCAACATCCGTCTGTTCTTTTGCCAGTGTTGAAGTTGCTCCTGCTGGGTTCGCTTTGGTGCAGATGCACTTTGTAGAGCCCCACTGTAGTTGTTTCCCGTCACAAAATCCTTTTCATGTAAGTTAGGGAAACTACTGCAATCTAATGGTTTGCATAGTCCAAAATCGGACAGCTTCATGTGACCATATCTATCCAATAACAAATTGTCAGGCTTGATATCCCTGTAAAATGTCAAAGAAAGGTTTAATCCTTCAGATTGAGGATACACAGAAAATCTTTTGAGTATATCAACATTTCTATCAACACaatcaattaataatatatgcaAACCTGTGGATGTAATGGTGTTTGTGGATAGATTCAATGGCCAGAACTGTTTGCCCAACATAAAATTTGGCCTCATCTTCCGTCAAAGTATCCTTCCGCATGAGTAAAGTCATCATATCACCACCAGGTAGATACTCCATAATGAGGTATAGGAATTCTTCATCTTGGAAAGAACAATAAAGCTTGACAATGCAATTGCTGTCAACCTCCGCAAGAAGATTTCTTTCAGCTTTAACATGCTCAACCTGGACCAATATATAGAAGCAAATAATAAAGATAAGCATAAAGGATCACAACAAAAGATTTCTTGGAATGGCAGATAAAAGATATACCTGCCCTCTACGAAGCATCTCGGacttcttcagcttcttcattGCATACACATGACCAGTTGTCTTCTCCCTACATAACCGGACCTGCGCTGTGAAAATGTAAAGTTAAAACACAACATAAAAGGAAACTAAAATTTAAGTAGTTAACGAGTAATAGAATAAGAGCAGAATGCTTTTTAAACTCAGATTTGTACAGATATAACATTACATCACATTCCACTGATAGTATATTGTGATCATTAATCATTGCTTGTAAAGATaaacataatttaaaaaaaataaaaataaaaataaaaaaagcccaTAAATAAGTAATAATAGCACAAATAGTTATTATCAACTGTCAATATGTAAAAAAGtatccaaaaataaaagaatgCAACAACTAAACATAAAAAATTGTTTTTAATCTGCAAGAAGTAAATATAGAAAATGACTTTTTAATATGAACCATGTCCAGGAGTGTCAGACACAGAATAGAAACTTGTGGACAAAGCACTATTTCAAAAAAAAGTTACATGTCCTAATATAGATATTAGGACATTAACATCTATATTACAGCCATTGTGATAAGAAAAAGGTTCATAATAGGACCTTCAAGCTGGCTGACACTAAGAGCACGAAAACTAAAATTTAAGTAGTTAACGAGTAATAGAATAAGAGCAGAGGCTTTCTAAACTCAGATTTGTACAGATATAACATTACATCACATTCCACTGAGAGTATATTGTGATCATTAATCATTGCATGTAAAGataagcataatttttttttttaaaagcccaTAAATAAGTAATAATAGCACAAATAGTTATTATCAACTGTCAATATGTAAAAAAGtatccaaaaataaaagaatgCAACGACTAAACATAAAAAATAGTTTTTAATCTGCAACAAGTAAATATAGAAAATGACTTTTTAATATGAACCATGTCCAGGAGTGTCAGACACAGAATAGAAACTTGTGGACAAAGCACTATTTCAAAAAAAAGTGACATGACCTAATATAGATATTAGGACATTAATATCTATTTTACAGCCATTGTGATAAGAAAAAGGTTCATAATAGGACCTTCAAACTGGCTGACATTAAGAGCACGAAAACACTATTTTGGGCCAAGTCAAGAGACTCCAACCTTAGTCAATAGTACATCCAACAGTGTTCTTTCCCGCTCACATTATATGTGAGTTGGCCGCCAGCAAATAcacacatttttttttctatattctgGTAGACTAGATTTAACACCTGATATGGAAGTGTGGTAAATGCACTAATATATCTAGGCATCAGTATATGAATACAGATGCATGCATGAATCGAGGacgtgattttattttttattttattttttttttttgggtgtgcgTGCGCAAAACAACACTGATAAGTACAAAGTTGTTTACAGGTAGACCAGGACATAAATATTAGGCCTGGCGATGGGCCAACTTGGGGCTGGTTCAGGCCCAGATGCCGGGATGGGCCAATTGAACATATTGATTTTGCATGGcccaggcctggcccattgccagccctaaTAAATATCAAGATATGTACATAATATGGAAAGCCTAGGAATAGAGGGAAAATGAGTTTTCCCTTCCTTTGTGTTAGATGCATGGTTAGGCACAAATAAAATGTTGTTGGATATGCACACATGAATACCATTATCAGACATTTTTGTAGGACATCTAAAAGCATGCATATGGTGTTTTCTCAATGTTCAGAGTATTTTTGTTTCCCTCTGAAGGTGCATCTACCTTTCTTACTACAAGAAAATATACCTCTCCAAAAGCACCCTTGCCTATCATTGTCAATAATTCAAAATCATCAGCACCCATTTTATGCCTCTGAAGACGCATGTATTCTGTTTCCTTTTTCTCCAAGCGTTTCAGAAGATTGTTCTGCTCCTCCTCAGTCACATTTGCATCAGCCAACTTCCTCTCGAGGACCCAACGTCTGcttgaaaagaaaaagagttaTATTAAGAAAGCTAAAAACCAAAACTACAACTACTTGAAGAAAATTCTATAATCACCCTGACAATACGAGTTTCTTTGCCAATTACTTTTGTCAAGCAATTGATAGCAGAAAAAGCAGGAAACATATCCCATACCACTATCTATGACACATAGAACCAGCTGTATAGGTAGCATACAGCCAAACTAATAATTAGCATTATGTTTATTTCAAAATAAGTTGGTAGACAGCTTTTCGTTGACCTCAGACAAGCTTCATGGCTTTAAAAACATGAGCAGACCATCTAGAGTGACGGGGGCAGATTGCTGATTGTGGCAAGAGTCTAGGAGTTTCTAAACagatttgacaaaaaaaaaatgcaatagcATACTGTCCACAATATACAGATAGATAGCCTCAGCCTATTACATGTCTgccaaaattttaattaaaacagATAACATATGAAAATAAgaaatcaccatcatcatctaagccttatcccaactaattggggtcggatACACGAaccttgttccaccattccactctatcaagggccataacctCAGACTATacgtcatcaagtcttttcttactacataTGCCGGGGTCTTTTCTTACCACATACACCCGCCTATAAGTATCAAAGTTGAATAAAATTCATAGTTTCAGATTATTTTCTTCTTCCACAAGCACCAACATTCCAAATACAAAGGACAGCTGGGTGCAACAAATTGAACTATGACAAGAGAATCACACGAATACCAGCCAGGAAAATGGATCCAACCATTACCAAAAAGATCTTATACAAGATCCTTGGTTGGTCCAGATATTATACCTATGCACATGCACAGGTTGATCATTGGGAAGATTCACTCAATGCCATCCGGTAAGGCATAATAGATCTAGCCCACTAAGGAGATGATAAGATTTTCAATATTCTACAATAGCTTGACAAAATCAGTGGCTGGAAATTTAGCAGATCACTGATTGGGCTTCCAGATGTATGTATTTCGGAATGTAGTACGGAATGCTGAATGTTAAATTTATATTTCTTAAACTTTGTTCATAAAAAGATAATTCAACATTAGAAACCAAACAATGCAAACAACCTACACaaatcaaacaaaataaaataaaatgcactgCAAGAATAGCATATAATCTCTATTGAAAAGGAAATAAATTGGATGTCTGGAAGTATTACCGCTCTTTCCGTTCCTGCAAGTTCTTCATCTGCTCTTTGTAATGGTTCTCTATATACTGCTTAGCCGCCGCAACCTTCTGCCTTGTGACATTTGAAGGCATTTCCTCATTCACCGGTGGCTTCCCTGCTTCCTTCGCATTACTAGCTGCTTCCTTTTTCTTCATCGATTTATCTCGAGGTTGAAACTTATGAAACCAACTCCTTGCCGAATCCATCCCCACAGAACAGAAAACATCAAACGCTCTGCATTTCAGTAAAATTCATTTGCTTCCCTCCCCAAATGCAACTCAATCGCAATATCAACCGCTCATTGAAATTTTCGTTTCTTTCTGCCTGCAATAAACAAATTCCAATCCCCAATGGTTCAATACCGACCAAATCAGACTCTAAGAAATCCGCACTCCAGGGACATAAAAATCTAGGCTGTGAAGATCATCAATGATTCCTAACTTCAAACCCTAGCTCATGAAATTCCACTACAACCCGCATCAACAAATCcgaaaaaataaaacataaaaaatccaATCGACTCCCAACAACTACAAATCCGCGAATGCAACAACAAATTCATCCAACGTACAACTACTCATACAAATCCACCGATCAGCAACCCCAGAAAGAATCCCACCCTTCCCAAACCCTAACTCGAGAGCTTAGGCCTTGATTCGGGACCAAATCGGGATCTGAAGATATCGAAATGTAGAGAATTCAGCAGCAGATTCCAATTACTCCGCGATTTTCCGGTACAGAGATCGATTCGAAGacgaagaaagcaagaaaatcgAACAAATCTCCACCTTCGGTGGAACCAGAAAAGAAGCTATGAAGACGAGAAGAAgacctttctctctttccttccttttctgcAGAGAGAGAAATCTGTCTGAGCAAGATTTTAAATAGGTTTTTGCTCCTTCGTATTAATACCAGAGCACTAATGAAGCTAATCGCACATCTTACACGCAGTAAGACGTGAAATCCCAGCACACGTATCAGAGATCGAGTCCGTTCATCAGGAACTTCTTATTTTCATTTGGAAAGCTCAATGAAGTTAATCTCAGCGTCAATCCATatcaaattgatgattaaaaactgACCTGCGTTCTAGATTTAATATGTAAAGTTGGGAAAACCTGATTAGAATACCGGACCAATATGAAAGAATAGAGAATGGAGATCGACTGGATGAATGGCGTTGATCTTACACACGTACGCAACTCGGGCAGTTCCGTTCTACGAGTAGCGATTGTACTCGAGCTGAGCAGCGTTTGCAGCTCTCTCATAACGATTGCATGACAAAAAACGGCTCTTTACAAATTATCGCGATAAAATGACGTTTAGATGATAATATCGCGATAAATCAACAAAAGGTGACCGAATCGAGAGATTTATTCCTGCAGGGTCCGTAGTGGACGAGGATTCCGTCcgacccccgcccgtctctagccggCTAGCCCCGAACGGAAAGTTCAGTGGGTGGGCCAACcgtaatgtatctgtttatccatgccgtccattcattttttcacatcatttaaaggcatgaacacaaaaattatgaagatccaaggctcaaatggaccacactaaagatgactcttgcatttaatactttgcatttgatgcaaccaagcttattattttgtgtgatcaaattgagcgttggatatgtCTCATATTTATTTTCTTGCCTTAAAACaatctaagaaaagggatgaacggattggataaacagatacatcacggtgggtccgcccacagaactgcctgttCGGGGCTAGAGAAGGGCGGGGGTacgatgcaatccgcgtccgtgcgtAGTAATGCATCAACCCCTACAGGACTGCGTGAGTGCATGATAAGATGATCAAACCGTCAATGTTAGTGGGCCCTGAATAGTCCTAAAGGTTGAACTGATGGGTCGAGAATGCCGTCCGATTGGTGGCCTTCCAACCGACGGTTGGATTGAAAATTATCGAGGGTGCACATTAGAATCTGGCTTGCAGGCACACACTTTGCATTTGCAGTATGGTACGTTTGTGAGATTTGGgctgtacatcaagtgggccaccatgtgccCGTGCCAAAATATAGAACCAGCATTCCCGCGAGATTGGCAACGTGTGTGCGGAAGAAACGAGGCTGATATTTTcaccaacggtccaaattcaattaTGAAAAAAATTTACTACTCTGGtagggtgtgatggatgatatgcaggcggACAGATATTACTTACAAATTGCACAGGTAGCGTATAATTAAGTCGTGATAATTAAGTACGTTCGACGGTTCTTACTGCGTGTAGACTCACAAGAGGTCATGAGTTCTAGTACCCGTTGTGGTGAAATCCTGATGTTCTATTTTCACAGACCGGTGTCCATGAATGACCGGTTAAGATTGTTTAACTAATCTGATCTTTAGATTCTGATGTAGAGATGGTGGAATGCATGATCTAgtcaattttattagaattagtaTACCACGTGTACATTTTATGAGGGGCCCTTACagttgggcccaccctgatgtgtgtattctttatgcaatctgttttttcttttcatttcaaaAGGCTATTAAATAAAgtagattcaattatcaggtggaacataccataagaaacaatggtaattgacaaTCCATGGGttgccaaagttttggattaagttaatatttgttttttttttccctccatttACGCTTATGTGAACTATTCAATAGATTAGAGGCAAATAAACACCATGAAAACATTAAGgggggccctaagaagtttttaacagtagggtgttcaatcaccattgtttcctagattatggtccacctgagatttggatcttcggACGTGGACGGTGATTCGTCGTTCCAGTAGATTGCACCAaaagaagctgcagtgataatgacacctaccgttgaaacctttctatgggccacctcgatgtttttttcaccatccaacctattcataaggtcaggtagatgtggatgaagtgaaaacacaaatatcagcttgatcctaaacttctccaactcccaagaagtttttaatggtgaacgttcaatccccactttataGTCCACATAAGCCttgaacctgcctcatttttagtatcataccttaaaatgatctaatgaTCTGAGCAAAGTGATTAACAGTGTGGAAAAAACaattacattatggtgggcccacagagccctgctcaGATGGATTACTGTCCGGACAGGAgtaggatgcaatccacgtcctggatcttcttcattttcattttgggGATCATtcctaaaataattttaaaaattggaTCGACAATGTGGATAAAGAATACATATATTAAGTGAGCCATACACAAGGGCTGCACAATATTGAATGAGggtcgggtctcacctaatccacttttCCTTGTGAGTGCTTGCATATAAGTGTGGCAAACGTATGGACCATCATATACTCTTCTCTCCATATAACTGTTGGGCATGGAtttaaaatcatgaatttgtggataccatcaaataagttacttttctactcaaagcagtagataagtaacttatttcaaataagtaagTTTAGTTGATCATtagttataagtaatttttttacttaaaataattacttaatcactttagttaatttttctttagttttttaATTTTCATAAGTTGTTGATAAGAGGCACCAGGTGAGatgaagagagaagaagatgataAGTATACTGTATattgtttaccaaatatacacctttttaataattaaaaactaagataagctacttgaggcacaAATAACTCATCTTCCGTAACTTATGATCCATATGCCCGTTGACTTATCTTATAGTATCTTTATAAGATAATGAATGTTAAATTAAATGCTCTTAAATATTTGAAATATGACAAGCATTATAAGATAACATTATGCTATCCTAACttccaaaataagaaaaattcaaaCTTTTAATGGCTTACAAAAGTAGGTAAACTAATTTCATAACTAAAATAACATTTAATATTTCTTTCAAgtaattatttaaaaaaagatGTGTTATGTAGGTGACATAATAATTACATAGGCttaatttttataaaatctcATTATCATATTATGAATGAAAGTGAAAATATCTAACAATGTGAATAATTATATATACATTGATAAGAAAGAATATTATAACTATAAGAATTGAAAATAACCCCAAAAATCATAGATTTTGTCAACCAATCTCCCTAAATACTAAATTTTAAACAATCCTTGGGTTCAaatccttacctcagtggtagactatgaggagtttcaacacgaggtcttgggttcgagacccataggtgatgaaatcccatGACGGCTTGCGTGGGTGTGTGTCGGGTGCATGGGTAAAAGAaaagataataaaataattaaacaaTTCTTAAATTGAAATCCAAGTTCTTCATAAGTGCCAAATGACTCAACTTTTACAAATCGTATTCCAAACTGCCCACGATTTACTATTTTGAAAGGTGCCAAACACTCATGACAAAACTAAAATGCATGCAGGATCTTCATGGGTAGATAGGGACATCACCTTCATTAACGTGGACGGAACAACTTCATACATAAGAGATCCACCTAGCCCATTAGAGACCATATTTTACATCATTCCCTATTGTGTGATTACCTATCTCTTGGGTTGGATTGATTTTTAAGATGAGTGGTGAAAATAAGATGGGGCACTTATGGATGGGTAAATCTGATACATGCTTTTCCCACATGGTGCTTAGTTAGAACAAGTATGATAGTGTATGTGGATACACAAATAAGGCTAGCTGAGTCCTTAACAAAATGAGAGCGGATTGatacatgtattctatatctacggcatccatccatttttgctaAAATTCAATATCCATggcatccatctatttttgccaaattattttagcgcatgagtttaaaaatgaggaagattcaaatctcagtggACTATATTGAAagacagttgtgattgaacaccttactattaaaaacttcttagtgaaaaaacaaattaaaaacttcttaaggcctattgtaatgttttcatgatgattatttttcattaaacttAGTGATAAAGTTATGCAAACATGAAGAAAGGGAatagaaaaacaaatataagcttaatccgaAACTATAGTGgttcattaatgatcaatcaccattgtttcctataatatgatcCACTTCAtaattgaatatgcttcatttttttaatccatGCCCTAGGCCTCGTTTGACACTGTGGATTCAGAATGCTTAGATTGGAAATCCCAAATCCAAAATTTTTCTGGTCATGTTTGGCACCTTGGGTTCAAAATCCTTCGTATTTCGAAAATAGGCATGCTCAAGTGATAGATTGAGCGAAGATACcttcatttcaacactgagatcttgctatcgattccctagtgaggatggctaacagtgaagtatgtATTGACAtgtataggggtttgaatttaattactaaatcaactttaatatctttaattagtgtacatatataATGTTTTACtcaatgattataataagccattgatatatttatttagaaaaaaaatgataaaattctaaGCCTGGGATGGGCCACACTCATATGATTACATTTGAACGACTAattaatgttttttaatggttgatgttggGGCTATTCATATCATTCTATTAATGTAATTTTAGTGAtataattgataatttaattgttttgggatTTCATGGGTAAGCTATGTGTATAAAAAATTACTAACCTAgcgacacatgttacacatgtgacTATCTCAAGCAATAATGGATTCAAAATACCCTTAAATCCCACCAAATCTATGATGCCAAACTATCCCTTAAATGATCCCCAAAAACAAGATatggaatatataaatcaaggtgggctgcacTTAATCTGCTCACCTAACAAAATGGGGAGCGGATGTTTCTAAGGTATAACACCTTAGCGGGTATTACCccaagcatgtggggcccaccttgatatatttgttgtacATCTGTaccatctatttatttttctatctcattttaagaCGTGGTTCTAAActttaagaaaattaaaatctcaagggAACCATACCACTCAACATagtgatgaataactattaaaaacttttgatggccacaaaagttggataaagctgatctttgtattacCGTTGCATACATGTTAGatagaaataaacattacaaaaacattatggtgggctctttagaatttttaatgGAGAGGCacccaatcactattatttccctttgtatgggccacctgagattcggAAATGATTAATTTTCAAACGCGGTAAAATTGTAATAAATACTATTTCCCAAGTATTTCTCATTTCTTgagaaacaaacaggcccttatggacAGAGCATTTgtggacaaaaatacccttgtatcCGTCCCTGTAGGTTTATATAAATGAAAAATCACTTTGAAAAGTAGGGTTATTTTCGTCTTCAAATGTTATGTCCGTACGTACATGTCAAAGCTgtgaaggtaagttttggatccttcgTAAAAGACgccggataaaaggtggggttcaCGGTGATAATTTTCTCTTAATTTTCCGGACCACgtaataaaatgagctggagaaacggatggacttcattaatatacaacacatcatcaaggtgggc is drawn from Magnolia sinica isolate HGM2019 chromosome 5, MsV1, whole genome shotgun sequence and contains these coding sequences:
- the LOC131245861 gene encoding uncharacterized protein LOC131245861, producing MDSARSWFHKFQPRDKSMKKKEAASNAKEAGKPPVNEEMPSNVTRQKVAAAKQYIENHYKEQMKNLQERKERRWVLERKLADANVTEEEQNNLLKRLEKKETEYMRLQRHKMGADDFELLTMIGKGAFGEVRLCREKTTGHVYAMKKLKKSEMLRRGQVEHVKAERNLLAEVDSNCIVKLYCSFQDEEFLYLIMEYLPGGDMMTLLMRKDTLTEDEAKFYVGQTVLAIESIHKHHYIHRDIKPDNLLLDRYGHMKLSDFGLCKPLDCSSFPNLHEKDFVTGNNYSGALQSASAPKRTQQEQLQHWQKNRRMLAYSTVGTPDYIAPEVLLKKGYGMECDWWSLGAIMYEMLVGYPPFYSDEPMSTCRKIVNWRTHLKFPEEAKLSAEAKDLICKLLCNVEQRLGTKGAYEIKAHPWFEGVQWDKLYQMEAAFIPEVNDELDTQNFEKFEESESQIQTSSKSGPWRKMLSSKDINFVGYTYKNFEIVGDPQVPGIAELKKKTGKTKRPTIKSLFEDSGTADQPVRGSFLNLLPPQLGVSKSQSPHLHKTP